From one Thermatribacter velox genomic stretch:
- the fliD gene encoding flagellar filament capping protein FliD has product MSNGLLSIDGLISGLNTTDIINQLLEVERIPITRLEERKSEYEQKIALWQEANTKLLALQTSASSLASESTFEGKAVSVSDESVISASATSSAVTGTYLLRVEQLAYAHQIATSSSYADYNTTTFGEGVITIQVGSGDPVEITIDSSNNTLEGIKNAINSSRAGVNASIVNTSDGYKLLLSSKQTGLDGAITITSTLSGGEATLSGFYDIQPAQNARISLGTSEGGATPLVYESSSNLIEDLIPGVSLNLKAVSTQSVVLTVEDDLESIKSSIRNFVARFNEFQDFVAENTAYNPDTGVAGALLGDTSLQRIQSQILSNLFRRVESSYFQSVAEIGISVDRYGRLSLDESKLDTALQSNLEEVKKLFVSSVVATDADVEVVNVPSSVESLLEESSLDVVITQAAEKGRVEASSSLGSDTLGQDETLTFNGSVVVNLTAGMTLDEVVATINSTLEANGILVEARNEGGKLVLEHRLYGSSNSFTVASNVDASVPRSTGIGTTELTGQGVDVAGTIGGYAATGTGQVLIGGAGTPVEGLTLRVTLSASELALQGSAQGAVILSQGIGTILEESLDFIVDPYEGIVKSNQDLYQGLIRDIDERIEVLEERLSRQEELWRKQFVALEEALAAFQTQGAWLTQQLASLSALTQSNNSQGS; this is encoded by the coding sequence GTGAGCAATGGACTTTTGAGCATCGATGGTCTGATTTCGGGTTTGAACACCACTGACATCATCAACCAGCTCCTTGAAGTGGAGCGCATACCCATTACCAGGCTTGAGGAGCGCAAATCGGAGTACGAGCAAAAAATTGCCCTGTGGCAGGAAGCAAATACCAAGCTTTTAGCTCTGCAGACATCTGCATCGAGCCTGGCTTCAGAAAGCACCTTTGAGGGGAAAGCGGTCTCCGTGAGCGATGAAAGTGTGATCAGCGCTTCAGCAACCTCTTCAGCAGTAACCGGTACTTACCTTCTTCGGGTGGAACAACTCGCCTATGCCCATCAGATAGCCACTTCATCTTCATACGCCGACTACAATACCACCACCTTTGGAGAAGGTGTGATCACAATCCAGGTGGGAAGCGGGGACCCAGTTGAAATTACCATTGACTCTTCTAACAATACTTTAGAGGGGATAAAAAATGCCATAAACAGCTCGAGGGCGGGCGTAAACGCTTCAATTGTGAACACCTCAGATGGTTACAAGCTTCTTCTATCCAGCAAGCAAACCGGCCTTGATGGAGCGATTACCATCACTTCCACCCTTTCTGGGGGCGAAGCCACGCTTTCTGGTTTTTACGATATCCAACCTGCTCAAAATGCACGCATTTCCCTGGGCACTTCAGAAGGTGGAGCGACGCCCCTTGTCTACGAGAGCTCTTCTAACCTGATTGAAGACCTAATCCCGGGAGTGAGCTTGAACCTCAAAGCAGTAAGCACCCAAAGTGTGGTTTTAACGGTTGAAGATGACCTGGAAAGCATTAAAAGCAGTATTAGAAATTTTGTGGCCAGATTCAACGAGTTCCAGGACTTTGTCGCTGAGAATACTGCTTATAATCCGGATACTGGTGTGGCAGGTGCCCTACTTGGAGACACCTCGCTGCAACGCATTCAGTCTCAAATACTCAGTAATCTCTTTCGAAGGGTGGAAAGCTCCTACTTCCAGAGCGTTGCTGAAATAGGCATTTCGGTGGATCGTTACGGAAGGCTAAGCCTGGATGAAAGCAAGCTCGACACAGCACTTCAGAGCAACCTGGAAGAAGTGAAAAAGCTTTTTGTAAGTAGCGTGGTAGCGACTGATGCGGATGTGGAAGTAGTTAATGTGCCTTCAAGTGTGGAAAGTCTGCTTGAAGAAAGCAGTCTGGACGTGGTCATTACCCAGGCAGCGGAGAAAGGAAGAGTAGAGGCTTCTTCATCTCTGGGAAGCGACACCCTGGGTCAGGACGAAACCCTCACTTTCAACGGTTCGGTAGTGGTCAATTTGACAGCAGGTATGACTCTGGATGAAGTAGTGGCTACTATTAACTCCACCCTGGAAGCAAATGGCATCCTGGTTGAAGCCCGCAACGAAGGGGGGAAGCTGGTCTTAGAGCACCGCCTGTATGGTTCAAGCAACTCCTTTACTGTGGCATCTAATGTTGATGCTTCCGTCCCTCGGAGCACGGGAATTGGTACCACGGAGCTTACCGGACAAGGGGTGGATGTGGCAGGAACCATTGGAGGGTATGCAGCGACTGGAACGGGCCAGGTGCTTATAGGTGGAGCGGGAACTCCGGTGGAGGGCCTTACTCTGAGAGTTACACTTTCTGCTTCTGAGCTGGCTTTACAGGGAAGCGCTCAGGGGGCAGTGATTTTGAGCCAGGGTATTGGAACTATACTTGAGGAATCTCTCGATTTTATAGTTGACCCCTATGAGGGAATAGTTAAGAGCAATCAAGACCTTTACCAGGGTTTGATTCGAGATATCGATGAACGAATAGAGGTTCTTGAAGAGCGCCTGAGCCGGCAGGAAGAACTCTGGCGTAAGCAGTTCGTAGCTCTTGAAGAAGCACTGGCTGCCTTTCAAACTCAGGGTGCCTGGCTTACACAGCAGTTGGCCAGTCTCTCTGCTCTTACACAATCAAATAACAGTCAGGGAAGTTGA
- a CDS encoding flagellar protein FlaG, whose amino-acid sequence MRVNPPGEQAIAQNRLIDTQDVLDKASSLEKTQVALEVAFLQKKNQEASVEKVDFNKLQEIIDALNQFMRTLDIELRFQIHEPTHEVIARLINKETGEVIREIPPEKFLDMLAKLQELAGLFVDELR is encoded by the coding sequence ATGCGTGTTAACCCGCCTGGAGAGCAAGCGATAGCTCAAAATAGGTTGATAGACACCCAGGATGTGCTGGACAAAGCTTCTTCCCTGGAAAAAACGCAGGTCGCTCTGGAGGTTGCCTTTCTGCAGAAAAAGAATCAGGAAGCAAGTGTAGAGAAGGTAGATTTCAACAAGCTCCAGGAAATCATCGACGCGCTCAACCAATTTATGCGCACTCTGGATATTGAATTGCGTTTTCAAATACACGAGCCTACTCATGAGGTCATAGCTCGTCTGATTAACAAGGAAACCGGGGAAGTCATCCGCGAAATCCCACCTGAAAAGTTTCTGGACATGCTTGCTAAACTTCAAGAGCTGGCAGGACTTTTTGTAGATGAGTTGCGCTGA
- a CDS encoding flagellin, with translation MGLRINQNITALNAHRNLVATDNALSKSLERLSSGLRINRAADDAAGLAISEKMRGQIKGLAQASRNAQDGISMIQTAEGALNETHSILQRMRQLAVQAANDTLTSEDRAQIQQEIDQLIDELDRIAETTEFNTKKLLDGTAGYATSAQNGSVAGATSTVNGTAYAAGSSIADADLQALVSEVTPGAETQAGVYTVTVTANASQATLGDATAFTGSQAGTLVINGVSVDIDAGDSLANVILKINNVSDQTGVTASTGGTNGGLYLTTDDYGSDATINVSGDNALLQALGLTTGSEQVLSAAGTDIVGTINGAAAEGVGATLTLDASGNAADGLSVTIDPSKLSLGSGGSVSFSAVVDPSGAVVLHIGANENQTLTISINDMSAQALGVNNISVTSASNAESAITAIDNAINTVSTERSKLGAYQNRLEHTIANLGVAQENLTAAESRIRDVDMAAEMMEFTRAQILLQAGTAMLAQANTLPQSVLQLLRV, from the coding sequence ATGGGTCTTCGGATTAATCAAAACATAACTGCTTTGAATGCCCACCGTAACCTGGTGGCAACGGACAACGCGCTCTCCAAGTCTTTGGAGCGCCTCTCTTCGGGCCTGCGTATCAACCGTGCGGCTGATGATGCGGCGGGCTTGGCTATCTCAGAGAAAATGCGTGGTCAGATCAAAGGTCTTGCTCAGGCGTCCCGCAATGCTCAAGATGGCATCTCGATGATTCAAACTGCAGAAGGAGCCTTGAACGAAACTCACTCCATTTTGCAACGTATGAGACAACTCGCTGTCCAGGCCGCAAACGACACCCTCACTTCAGAAGACCGGGCTCAAATTCAGCAAGAAATCGACCAGCTCATTGATGAGTTAGACAGAATTGCCGAAACCACCGAATTCAACACCAAAAAACTCCTGGATGGGACTGCAGGCTATGCAACCAGTGCTCAAAACGGTAGTGTGGCTGGTGCAACTTCTACAGTGAATGGAACCGCTTACGCTGCAGGAAGTAGTATAGCAGATGCTGATTTGCAGGCACTGGTTAGCGAGGTTACCCCGGGCGCTGAAACCCAGGCCGGAGTTTACACAGTAACCGTTACTGCCAACGCTTCTCAGGCTACCTTAGGAGATGCAACGGCTTTTACGGGTAGTCAAGCTGGAACTTTAGTAATCAACGGGGTCTCTGTGGATATCGATGCTGGTGATAGTCTGGCCAATGTTATTTTGAAAATTAACAATGTAAGTGACCAAACTGGGGTTACCGCTTCTACGGGAGGCACTAACGGAGGACTTTATCTCACCACTGACGATTATGGAAGCGATGCAACTATTAACGTATCTGGTGATAATGCCCTGCTTCAGGCACTTGGCTTGACCACTGGTTCAGAGCAAGTTCTTTCTGCAGCTGGAACAGACATTGTAGGTACCATTAATGGTGCAGCTGCAGAAGGTGTTGGTGCAACGCTCACCTTGGATGCAAGCGGCAATGCTGCGGATGGACTTTCAGTAACCATCGATCCTTCCAAACTCTCGCTTGGTAGCGGAGGTTCGGTAAGCTTCAGTGCAGTGGTGGACCCCTCTGGTGCGGTGGTGCTCCATATCGGCGCCAATGAGAACCAGACTCTGACCATAAGCATTAACGATATGAGTGCTCAGGCACTGGGTGTGAACAATATCAGCGTAACTTCTGCCAGCAACGCAGAAAGTGCTATCACTGCGATTGACAATGCCATCAACACCGTTTCCACTGAACGCTCTAAACTCGGTGCATATCAGAACCGCTTGGAGCACACTATTGCCAACTTGGGGGTAGCTCAGGAAAACCTCACCGCAGCAGAGTCCCGAATCCGCGATGTGGACATGGCAGCGGAGATGATGGAGTTTACCAGGGCGCAGATTCTGCTTCAGGCAGGCACTGCCATGCTTGCCCAAGCCAACACCCTGCCCCAGTCGGTACTCCAGCTTCTCAGGGTATAG
- a CDS encoding tetratricopeptide repeat protein — protein MPIRIAMSHGEQVQPGSFETLLEQSSQFIKEGCFEEAEKCLLRMQEIAPDSPSLYNLMGFLAYQKKDFKKAVRSFEKALQVNPHYAEGWNNLGAAYLALSRLSDAKAAFVKAVNLNPNLNDALENLSWITEHFFAHSTKFPTVSACAIMKNEEQNLPRLLSALNGYVDEVVLVDTGSTDRSVEVARSFGARIYFHKWREDFSAAKNEALERAQGEWILFLDADEAMIPEDLKKLRLILTYTSHEAFMLPIKNFLDPQERTYMLNYLVRVFRRRPEIRYQGRIHETVEGSLVELGKKAFKLYSIFVYHYGYKNQKKTARKVFSRNYELLLKEIKENPENLNALSYLGRNCFLKGKFEEAKNYLQRVLTISRDFNFAVLTAHLDLAWIAIREGDFEEAFAHLDAVREREPYLPDLYYLLGLAHHKKGEYARALECFEKVFSVDYRKSKSLMVFFRFSWGDLYQKMGECYLVAGENEKAKECFEKASGFSEDNPDLLNNLGVAMVKLGDRENAEMYFKKALEANPAHPDARGNLFRFLLEEGRVAEARALLSQMKEILEQK, from the coding sequence ATGCCAATTAGGATTGCGATGTCTCATGGAGAGCAAGTTCAACCGGGTAGTTTTGAAACCTTGCTTGAGCAAAGCAGCCAGTTTATAAAAGAAGGTTGCTTTGAGGAAGCAGAAAAATGCCTCTTGAGGATGCAGGAAATAGCTCCTGACTCTCCTTCTCTGTATAACCTCATGGGTTTTTTGGCATACCAAAAGAAAGATTTTAAAAAAGCAGTAAGGAGTTTCGAAAAGGCCCTGCAAGTAAACCCCCACTACGCTGAGGGTTGGAACAACCTGGGTGCGGCATACCTTGCTCTCTCGCGCCTGAGCGATGCCAAAGCGGCTTTTGTGAAGGCAGTGAATCTTAATCCCAATCTTAATGATGCACTTGAGAATCTTTCCTGGATAACCGAGCATTTTTTTGCCCACTCCACCAAATTTCCCACCGTGAGTGCCTGTGCTATCATGAAGAACGAGGAGCAGAATCTTCCCCGGCTTCTTTCTGCACTAAATGGATACGTCGACGAGGTAGTGTTGGTTGACACCGGCTCCACCGACCGCAGCGTGGAAGTAGCACGTTCTTTTGGGGCCCGGATATACTTTCACAAGTGGCGCGAGGACTTCTCAGCCGCCAAAAACGAAGCTCTGGAGAGAGCTCAGGGAGAATGGATACTTTTTCTGGATGCCGATGAGGCAATGATCCCTGAAGACCTGAAAAAGCTGCGCTTAATCCTTACTTACACAAGCCATGAAGCGTTCATGCTGCCTATCAAAAACTTTCTGGATCCCCAGGAAAGAACTTACATGCTTAACTATCTGGTGCGAGTTTTCAGAAGACGACCGGAAATCCGCTATCAGGGTAGGATACACGAAACGGTGGAGGGGTCTTTAGTTGAGCTGGGAAAGAAAGCTTTTAAGCTGTACAGCATTTTTGTTTACCATTACGGTTACAAGAACCAGAAAAAAACAGCTCGGAAAGTTTTTTCAAGGAATTACGAACTCCTCTTGAAAGAAATTAAAGAAAACCCGGAGAATCTTAATGCACTGTCTTATTTGGGGCGAAATTGTTTTCTTAAAGGAAAATTCGAAGAAGCAAAAAATTACTTGCAACGAGTGCTGACTATTTCTCGGGATTTTAATTTTGCGGTATTGACTGCACACCTTGATTTAGCCTGGATTGCAATTAGAGAGGGAGACTTTGAGGAAGCATTCGCGCACCTCGATGCTGTGCGTGAAAGGGAGCCTTATCTTCCTGATCTTTATTACCTTCTGGGACTTGCCCACCACAAAAAAGGGGAATATGCCAGAGCCTTAGAGTGTTTTGAGAAAGTTTTCAGCGTTGATTACAGAAAGAGCAAGTCTTTGATGGTCTTTTTCAGGTTTTCCTGGGGCGATTTGTATCAGAAAATGGGTGAGTGTTACCTGGTTGCGGGAGAAAATGAAAAGGCAAAAGAGTGTTTTGAAAAAGCAAGTGGGTTTTCAGAAGACAACCCAGATCTTTTAAACAATCTGGGAGTTGCAATGGTAAAGCTGGGGGACAGGGAAAATGCAGAGATGTATTTTAAAAAAGCGCTTGAAGCAAATCCTGCCCATCCCGATGCCCGCGGTAATCTCTTTCGCTTTTTACTTGAAGAGGGAAGGGTTGCTGAGGCCAGGGCTCTGCTTTCTCAAATGAAGGAAATTCTGGAGCAGAAGTGA